From the genome of Magnolia sinica isolate HGM2019 chromosome 12, MsV1, whole genome shotgun sequence:
ttatcaaacacttctaggtctaactaatgtggctcatctgatggttagattgatctgaatattagggcctttgtatattttggccttagggatcatatgatccgtacagaccaAATCTATTTTGATCAGATACGCACCAACTATAATTACATAATTTTAGGTTCACCTCACCTTTAAAGGGCCTCCACCCATAATCCAATACAATGAACGtgtgaccaatccacaccgttcattacaTTCACCGAATCAATttatattagatatataaaaatactagAATGAGGACGATATACATACCCGATGTAAGCACTCCAaaatttctttctccctttctctgttgTCGCATGCAGCCTTTTTGTTAATATTTTAGTTTGACTAGAACTCTTTTTATCTTGAGAGATGCGAGGAGTGTTTAGAGGTATATTTAAACTAAACGAGTTAAAGATTTAGATAAGATAGGAGATAAGGTaggtttaaaataaataaataataataaagataagattaaacatatatatatatatatattaatattattaaattattcacggccctaaaagaaaattttcgtcctcgaaatttacctgAAATTACtgctcaaagagatgaggatatttTTCACAAATTTCTCTTTCCTACTCCCAAGATGCTTCGTCTACTTCATGATGACTCCATAAAACCTTGACTAAATGCACCGTCTTAGTGCATAACATGTGCTCCTTGCGATCCAGTATTCGAACTGGTTTCTCCACGTAAGATGTATTTTCCTGTAAATCGAGATCTTGCCATTCAATCACATGAGAATCATCCCTCTTGTACTTCCGTAGCATCGATACATGGAAAACATTATGGACATTGGCCAACTGAGGAGGTAATGCAAGTCGATATGCCACTGCTCCAATCCGCTCTAATATTTCAAATGGTCCGATAAAACGTGGTGCGAGTTTTCCCTTAGTACCAAATCGCATCAATCCCTTCATGGGAGAAACCTTCAAAAACACGTGGTCTCCTACTGTGAACTTTAGATCTCGTCTTCGATTGTCGGCATAGCTCTTTTGACGACTCTGGGCAGCTTGTAGTCGCTTTCGAATAATTTCAACTTTTTCAGCAGCTTCTTGAACAACATCTGGCCCAATTAAACATTTCTCACCTACCTCGGCCCAACAGTTTGGTGCTCGGCAAGGACGTCCATACAAGACTTCGTACGAAACCATACCAATGCTTGCTCAGTAACTATTGTTGTAGGTGAATTCGGCATAATGTATGTTGTCGTCCCAGCTCCCCTTGAAATCCAGAGCGCATGCACGTAACAAGtcttctaatatttgattcacacgttccgtttgCCCATTAGATTGTGGATGATATGCTGTGCTGTAATCCGTAGTCGTACCCATAGCTTCCTGTAGACTTGTCCAGAATCGCGAAGTAAAACGTGGGTCTCGATCCGATACAATAGAACTAGGGATACCATGAAGTATCACTATTTtcttgatgtatagcttggcgAGTTCCTCCATTGAATAATTGATACGGACAGGAATAAAGTGTGCTGACTTGGTCAGTCGATCGACAATTACCCAAATTGAATCGTGTTTCTTTTATGTCTTAGGAAGACCGACTATAAAGTCCATAGAAAtacaatcccacttccactcaggtACTTTCAGAGGCTGCAATAATCCTGATGGGTTCTGATGATCCGCCTTTACCTGCTGACACACAAAACATCTCGACACATAATCAGCGATTTCTCTCTTCATATTCGGCCACCAAAATGATCGTTTCACACtatgatacatctttgtgcttcCCGGATGAATTGTAAACTTAGTTCGGTGAGCATCATTTAGAATATCGTCTTTTAGATCTGGAATATTAGGCACACAGAGTCGACCTTGATACTGAATTCCCTTATCGTCCCCCATACTCCAATCTGAAGTCTTATCATTTTGATACTTGGCTATCATTTTTAAAAACCACTCATCATTCGTTTGAGCTTCAATTATTCGCTCCACAAGAGTCCGTTTTACCATAATGTTACATATGcaaatcttcttttcttgaaaatTTAATCAAATATCAAACTCTCTAATGAAATTCAACATTTCCCATTCGTGTACCATTAAGCTGGTTACACTCTTTTGTTTATATTCTTTTATACTCAAAGCATCAGCAACCAGATTAGCCTTACCCAGATGATAGGACAACGAGAAATCATAATCCTTAAGAAATTCCATCCAtcttctctgcctcatgttcaagtccttctgagagaatagatacctcAAACTCTTATGATCTGTATAAAGCTCGAACTGTTCGCCATATAAGTAATGCCGCCAAATCTTCAATGCAAATACAATAGCACCCAACTCTAGGTCATGAGTTGGATAATTACGCTCATGGAGTTTAAGCTGCCTTGATGCATATGCGATCACCTTGCCCCCTTACATTAATACACAACCTAGACCTTTAGTTGATGCATCAGTGTAAACTTCAAATACCAACCCATCCTTCGGGAGGGTTAGAATGGGAGTTGAGGTTAAGAGTTGCTTCAGTTCAGCAAAAGCTTCTTCACACTTTTCAGTCCACTTGAAGGGCACTCCTTTTCGAGTTAAACTCGTTAGCGGTCCGACAATCTTCGAAAAATCCTTAATAAACCTTCTATAATACCCAGCGAGCCCAAGAAAGCTTTTAACTTCTGACACACTTGTGGGTTGTTCCCACTTCACTACAGCTTCGATCTTCATAGGGTCAACCGCAATACCTTTTTCTGAAACAATATGCCCAAGAAATTTAACACTCTCTTTCCAGAACTCACACTTAGAAAACTTAGCATATAACTGGTTATCTTTTAGAGTCTGCAATGTTGTCCTTAGATGTAGCTCATGCTCTTCACCAGTCTTCGAGtaaatcagaatgtcatcaatgaacacgATGATAAAGTTATCCAGATAAAGCTGGAATAccctattcatcaggtccataaatactgcaggtgcattggtcaaCCCGAACGGCATGACCAAGAATTCATAATGACCATAACGTGTTCTGAAAGCAGTTTTACAGATATCCTCTTCTTTAACACGTAATTGGTGGTAACCTGATCTCAAATCGATCTTAGAAAAATATCGAgctcctttcaactgatcaaacaaatcatctatacgGGGTAATGGGTACTTATTTTTAATCGTCATCTGATTTAAGcgacgataatcaatacacaaccgtcGAGTGACATCCTTTTTATTTACAAAAAGTACTGGCACACCCCAAGGAGAAGTACTTGGTCGAATAAATCCTCGGGACCTCAAATCTTCCAACTACTCATTCAGCTCCTTCAATTCAATAGACGCCATTCGATATGGAGACATAGATATTGGTGCCGATCCTGGTAAGAGATTGATACCAAAATCCACTTCTCGCCGAGGTGGTAGTCCTGGTATATCTTAAAAAACTTCAGGATATTCCTGCACAACCGGAATCAAATCCACTATTTTTTCTTGTTTCTCATTACCAATCAATGTCATAACACGCTcgatcttctcattcttcttcttcccctgaaTCATAATTGGTTCTCTTCTTGGCGCTGCAAAAGTAACTGTCTTCGCATAACAATCCAACGTCGCATGATTTCGAGTAAGCCAATCCATTCCGAGAATAACATCGTATCCCACCATACTCATTTCTATTAAATTAGCTAATATAGGAATATCGTCTATCATAAGGGGAATAGATTTACAGATTTTGTCCAAAATAATTGACTTGCCGATGGGGGATTCTACAAAAATTTGCTTATCTAGGATTTCTGACTTCAATCTTAACCGAGATACTAACGAcgatgaaataaaagataaagtagccccagaatcaaataatacaaaAAATCGAAGTACCGTGCGTTTCGATCATACCTTCCACAacgttattattttcttttagattctCCTTAGATGAGATGGAATAAACCCGTGCACGTGGTGGCTGTTGTCTGTTAGGATGATTCCCTTAGCCTTGAGGAATTGATGGAGATGGTCGATTTTGCTGATTCTGCTGTGGTCGAGGCGGTTGGGTATGTGATGCTTGTGATGTCTGACTTGTTGGTTGAGATGATGCTGGAAGTTGCAATCGCGGTGGTATCTGTTGAAGAGGCGTTATACCCATATCTCTCATCTTAGTTCTGCACACCTGAGCCATGTGACCATACTTACCACAGTACGCACAATTTCCTGAAAAATATTGCTCTTGGGTTCTCAGTGTTGATGATTGAATTTTCATTCTGGGTTTCTTCTCTGGTGGTTGGTGTTGCGTAAGTGTCGGCCTATATCTTTGTCCTGTTTCTTTTAACTGAACACGAGATTTGAGAAACCGCTCTGTATCTTGTTCTGCTCATAAGGCCTTATCGACTACTTCTGAGTATTTCTTCACATCCACACAACAAAATTTTGTTCTGATATTATGTCTTAACCCTTCTTTAAATTTTGTAATCTTATAATCTTCATCTTCCATTACTTTTGGCACATATCTTGCTAATTTAGCAAATTTTGCTTCATACTAGGCTACTGACATGGAACCTTGTTCTAGCtttgaaaattccaccattttttggATGCGGTATGCTTTAGGAAAATATTTCTCACGGAACTTTTCCTGAAATTCATTCCAGGTCCACACATGATTAGCTAGAACCATTCTCTTTGCAGCTCTCCACCATACATCGGCTTCGCCCTGAAGAATAAAGGACACCAGTCTAACTTTCTGATCATCAGGGCAGTTCATGGCTTCTAGTACTTTCTCAATCTGCTTCAACCAATCTTCTGCTATTGATGGGTCAGATGTACCCTTGAATACTGGTGGTCGTAACCTTGAAAACCTTTCAAGCAAATCTACCTCACGAGGCTGATCAAACCTTAGTGAAGATGTGTTCCGTTGATGTTGGGGTGTCTGATTTAAGGTGGCTAACATGTCCCACTGAACGGCGAACTGTTCCTGTTGTTGTTTTAGCATTCCCGCCATTTGTGCTACCAACCCAAAGGCAGCATCCCACGGCTGAACATTTGGTCCCGCGAGGTTAGTTCGAATAGTGGTTGGGGATAACGGGAGTTGCGTACTAGGTCCAACATCTGCCATGTTAACTGGAGGAGGAGGCGATGGAGGAGCTTGCCCTGCTTCATTGACTTCATTCTCGTCTTGCTCATCAGGAGCTGTTCCAGATTCTTCAGGAATAAGAGGATTTAGTAAGGGAGTATCTGGGAGAGGTGCGCTTACGGATGGTATTAAATCACGAATACTACGTGTCTTCTTAGGGGTCATAACTCCTATAAGATAAATTATTAATAATTCAGTAGACTTTATAGATTCTCTAATATTATAAAAATACGTCAGCAttattaacaaaaaaaattctACAAATCATCAAGTTAGTAGTGCTACATTATAAATAAACCAGTCCACTATCCGTGGCTACTATTCCAATCATTGGTTTAAATggttaaaaatttcaaatatatctcaaaaaatttttgaaagtttttacaTGAAcatacaacattttcacaaaatttCAGCTCAATCAGACaactacaaaattttcaaaaattgctGCAATCAGACTTGTTCAGATTTAGACGATTTTTAACCAGTCTGTACTAATTACTAAAATCAGTATAGTATCTGTCATATTTAAATtattcaattattttttttattgaatttagACTTCTATATCTACGATTAGGCTTTTGAATCAGCTTAATCggagttttatttatttagttacatttttttaaagataagtgATTTCTGCTGTCCATTGCTGTCCAGCAGTACATTACAActtaaattactttaaaatttgttcaaaggtccagatttacgtctccaatgaatataattatataaataagttaaattttcacttcatataataataaatgaattataaattatatatatataatttttttatttcattatatAAAAGCATTATAATAGGAAGTTGTAAGTTTCTAATTCCAAGGACCTATACATTATGCATGTATGGGGTTCATACCCTACAGGTCATTTGCagtattaaaatattattattattattttttctctgataccaaactgtcacgccccaaaattcgagtacagagtgtgcaccctcagacccgagttttggttcgtaacttatacacaaagtatactaacttaattctttaattagtttaatcgcatgtgatatttacattcaatataaagtccaccataatctcaatcacacatacataatacataacaccaatcaactaagcatttataaatcttgataatccttaaaataaaataaaccttaaaattattcatttattataccattatactataatgatatttattccatgctaatattggtccaaagaaataaagctaaataattccttaaagtctcaaaataaataccagtatgcattattcgttaattaagctgtgctaacaaaataaaacatataattaaaaattttctaatgcagccacttcatcctcagataagtatggccatgattcaggtgggtcgtgtttaggtacagtagatccttccggttcttgcgccacgtcatctgctaatggctcctctgtatggtttttccatcaataaaaaaaatataagctggccaggcttagtgatataacccagcatggttcataatcataataattaaaataatgcaaaaatacatatacaaagatataaatgtaaaatggggtatgaatgcatcagatggggtgatcaTTCATCTGCTTAGGTTGAAGGTCGTCAACCTGCATCCACTCGTTGgataggcttccacctttcggtaggcttgggcatagcccgcatctggtaacgctctatcaggatcgacatttcttctagggagggcccttaggatcgaccatgcattatgcaatgcaatgaatgagggatgataaGTAAATgcgtatttttcatatttggcatagttgtctcaattaaaatattcacatataaatttatcgtacaattatcataacaaaatattcaaaccagtaaataaatcaaacaattataatgatttattttaattttaatgaattatgagacaagttgggtcactcacctgagtttggtagtgttgactctgcaatgtaattaggttgatttgaatgtcggagtcctatcaattatatcaacggtattattattcatttatttgtattacatggtggggcccacatttgattAACATTCtagtggccagatccaaaataattaaataattcaaatttatattctattttttttctccctcacaagattttaaaatttaatgataattacttgattaGGGTGGTCCATcgaatggtcagatcattcagattcttgaggtcttgtcatgttttacctctatgcatttgaggagtggtgtggatctaaccacacattcacctatggcccatcttgaccttctacgccaagtgatagtaacacttgcgcaaaatatccaagattcctttatcaaacacttctaggtctaactaatgtggcccatctgatggttagattgatctgaatattatggcctttgtatattttggccttagggatcatatgatccgtacagaccaAATCTATTTTGATCAGATGCTCACCAACTACAATTACATATTTTTATGTTCACCTCACCTTTAAAGGGCCTCCACCCATAATCCAATACAATGAACGtgtgaccaatccacaccgttcattgcattcaccgaatcaatttatattagatatataaaaatactagAATGAGGACGATATATATACCCGATGTAAGCACTCCaaaattttctttctccctttctctgttgTCGCATGCAACCTTTTTGTTAATATTTTAGTTTGACTAGAACTCTTTTTATCTTGAGAGATGCGAGAAGTGTTTAGAAGTATATTTAAACTAAACGAGTTAAAGATTTAGATAAGATAGGAGATAAGGTaggtttaaaataaataaataataataaagataagattaaatatatatatatattaatattattaaattattcacGGCCCTAACAGTCGGAGTTGTCAAGTGTTAAGGGTCGGGGTTGGTAAAATCagggttatcatgtgttaagggtcggggTTATGATGTGTTAAAGGTCGGGGTTatgatgtgttaagggtcaaggttgggAGGGTGGGGGCTATGATGTGTTAAGGGTCAGGGTCATGATGTGTTAAGGTTCGTGGTTGTATGTTCACTTCATTTACTACCAGATGAAAGGCTAGCCATTAGTACcatatcctaaggcccacaatagggTGATTTGTTCCATCTACCTTGTCGATCAGCCCTTCGTGGTTCCAAAAAGTATTGACTTGGGCATTGTCCACTTCCAACAGACGTAACAGtcagcttggaaagtttcaatagcAGGTGACACTGTTActattgttttctattatgtggcccacactagctctggaccaagctgatatttgggccctagccctaaaatgacatgacaaaaaggatgggcggcataaattatacacatacatcaatgtgagccccacgagttgggccttcCACGTGCCCATAAAGGGCTTCCCTCGTGTCACTTTCTCATGATTGAATACGGCTTAACTTTTTATTAATTCACTGAAAAAACGTATAACTAATGATACAAAGACAATgacaatttgatttgaaaaacaTTTTAAGACATATCAAATGACTACTTTCGTAATACTTGAAACTTACATTCGATTTAGAGATTTTGACCATACCACAATGCTACTACGGTCAAAATCCCTAAATTAGATGATTTAGATCATCTTGCTCCACATAATGGTACAAGAATTTGAGCCACAGGTTGACACGCATGTGTAAAAAACTCATGGTTGGTCAGTTATTTGAACTGAATGAACTGTGGCAAACGCACCCCGGAGTCTAAAGAGAGGGAGTTAGGACAGGCTAGGAAAACAATGAAGCAGGCCAACTTTACTTTCAACGCCGACGAAAAATAAGAAATGTTGGTGTGTTGATTCGGAAAGGAATTAGAATTTCAAAACTCCAAACAACTTAAAACAAACACTATCTTGAAATCTTCGTCATACCATTTCCTCACTTGCCTATTTAAGAACCTCAACGGCATCCATTTTCATCATTAACAAGAAGATGAAGATTGCACCCTTCACATGGTTGCTGCTGTTCAGCTGcttctttgcttggcccaccagCAATCACGCGAATGATCAGATCACCAGTTTAAATAGGTTGATCAAATCACTCAAGTCATCCCAGCCACCACATGTCGAATCATGGGCCCCAATAAATGCGAGCAACGACTATTCGCCCATTTACATCAGTCCACAGGATGGATTGATGGAGGAGGACAAGATTGAGGCGTTGCCTGGACAACCCAATGGAAAAAATGGAGCGAATTTCAATCAGTACGCGGGATATGTAACGGTGGATCCTAAGAATGGAAGGGCGCTCTTCTATTATTTCACCGAGAGTCCAGGAGATCCTTCAACCAAACCTCTAGTCTTATGGCTCAACGGAGGTAATGGAAAACCGTCACTGCCACTTCCATCATAATCATTTTATATCAACATGCTTACGAATGTTTTGTATGTAATGCTATCCTTGTCATCTCTGTGATCTTTAATGTCTTCACTATCGACTTTGTCATTGGCATGAATATCACAGTCATAACCAATACAGAAAGGGTAATTGTCATCCAGTTACCTACTTTTGGACTATTCATATCGACGATTCTCTCTTTTCGATAGTTACAAGGCAGGGTTTTTGTTGTTATTTTAAATTAATGGCTAGAATTGTCACTATGTAACAACACCCACTGCATTCTAAGCCTTTGCCCTCCCTCTGACCGACGGATGATGCTTTGTAGGCgtcaccataatgtatattttatctacaccgtccatccattttaccaactgGTTTTACGGCATGAgaacaaaaataaagcaaatagaaagatcaagtggactacaccattgaAAACTGGGAATTGAATGCCAACCTTTGAAAGCTTTCcggggccatagaaattttggatcaagctgatatttgtgttttctcttcatccaggtctcagTGAGCTAATCAACAggtcagatggcaaataaatggccttagaaagtttgtaatggtgggcgttcagttAACAGTCTTTTCCTGTGGTCTGTCCAGCTGAAATCTGGATTTACCTCAATTTTGAGCTCTTGGCATAAAatgtgctttttttctttttcttttttttcactcAATGGAGCCATAAAATGTGCTTGcaaaccatttttttttaatatatatatgtgtgtgtgtgtgtgtgggaaaaggtactatgcgctcgagctcatATTAACGtcacatgaggttgagctgtgtgggccccaccgtgatgcatgtcgaccatcaacaccgtgcatttgatgggtcccctttaaattatgggatatcccaaaaatcagccgtataaggaactcaggtgggccataccatctaaaatcatgtgaagacatgccaaaacatataaaagcacttggtggggcccacctgagttttgaatggtgctgaaacttggtcggaaccctcatccaagtgggacacacataatggatgggctggatttgcaaaccacatctcggtgggcccaaaaaatgattatgaatgttttaatggtgcacggtccctctcaacttctgtatgtggtgtggcccacacaagtcacggattgacttgatttttgaggcccatgatggaatggtgcatctgactgatggggtagattttcgacacgcatcacggtggggcccacacagctcgccTCATGGGACGTTATCATGagctcaagcgcatagtaccttttccctatatatatatatatatatatatatatatatatatatatatatatatcacagcacaaagcaatgggtacttgaacccttgatcgggtgttgaaactcctgagagtctaccactaggGCTAGAGTAAGGACCCATTTGCTTGCAAACCATATTGAtagtagatttatcacaaatacAATGGTGAGCCCCTCCTTGCTTCCGACCCCCTTGGACACCACCCCCTCTGCCTAATCGTTGCACGCACACCAAAGTCTGAATTACTTCGCAACAATGCTGAGCTCTACtgcaggtgaggcccaccgtgatgtttacaagAAATTTACcctgtccatccatccattttggaaacTCATGTTAAGGTGTGAGGGACAAAAAAAGGCATTTACCATACCAAACTCAAGCGGTATGCATTACTGGAAACAATGAAAACGGCCGTCAACCGGTGTTTACATGCAATCAAAGTGGTTCATAAAAAGGCTGCAAGGGTTCCAGCTCCGGGggagactctcgggagtttcaacacctgttcAAGTGTTccagcatccataggtggtgaaattccactactgcgcgagtgtgtgggggtgtgtgtgtgcatgttaaaaaaaaaatgtcgCAACACAGGCCTGACGTGACATTTGAATGACCCTAcgaagatgtttgtgagaaataatacactctgtccgtccattttttcagctcatgttaaagaatgagcccaaaactaaggcttatctagatatcaggtggacAACGCGATAGGGAACAATGCTTAtcaaatggccaccattaaaaacttcttttgggccatacctagatgaagagaaaacaaaaatatcagcttgatccaaaaattcaatGGCCTCGCACTCAGTTCCCACTgcttctgtggtgtgatccacttgagcttcaattttaatttattttgtttctcACGTCGTAAATGATCAGGGATGGACGGTCAATATCTCATCAACAGTGTCAATGGACCCCACTGAGATTAAATTCTCTATATGCCCCTTCCCTGAGGGAAAAATCAACTTTTTATGAGAAAACCAAGATTTACATAACTTACAGTCACTATTTTTTTTACTGCATTTTTTAAAAGAGACACTGATATAACCATGGAGTTTTAGGTTGAACCTTAATGGCACCACTCGCAATCTAACCATAGAGTTTTTCACCATCAATGACATCAAGGCCATGAACATCATCATCGATGGTTGACGTAACAACATTTGATGAtcattctcatatatatatatatatatatatatatatatatatatatatatatatatatatatatatatatatatatatgttatctcttACTATCCTTGGGTGACCATGATGAATTTGGGATATGCAGGTCCTGGATGCTCCTCCTTAATTGGAGCTATGATGGAACAAGGCCCCTTCAGAGTTAACTCGGACGGAAAGACTCTCTTTAAAAATGACTATGCATGGAATAATGGTGAGTGAATCTAGACTTCATAAAACTTCAAAAAATAAACAGTAATTAATTAATTACTCGAATCATTGACGAAGAGCTTTTAATTGCCACCTCAATATTTGATCATTCTTGCTTCAACAATGGCAGTGGCAAACGTGATCTTCTTGGAATCGCCGGCCGGCGTAGGTTTCTCATATTCAAATACAACCTCAGATTACGATGTAAGCGGAGACAAGAGAACAGCTGATGATGCCTATACATTTCTTGTAAACTGGCTAGAGAGATTTCCTCAGTACAAAACACGCGATTTCTTCATCACTGGAGAAAGCTATGCAGGCCATTATGTGCCTCAGTTGGCCTACACCATCCTCGTCAACAAcaaaaacaccaaccagactatcATCAACCTCAAAGGCATCGCTGTAAGTCTTCTATTTCTGCTTGCCCATTCATCGTATAGGCTCCACCATGAATCTCTTGTGGCCCAGAGTCAGTTGGGTTGCTTGTGTAGGTCAAATGTGGAAAATTATGTGGAAAATTACTCGGTGAGGAAGTGATCACTGATGGCATTTCTTTTATAGAATACATTGTTATCATTTTCAATACTACTagtgcattttatttatttattttatttttttttaattttgttagcttgttagtacaccccactgtcagttcacactcacAGTTAGCCagcccactagggatcgataccaagacctcagtgttgaaacgaggtatctttcactcagtctaccacttgagctatggatcagggtgtctaatagtgcatttggttgcaccaaatatcatgttaTAATATTTCATAATTAATCAGTCTAATATGGTGCAAAGTATCAAGAAATGTCAttatattttgtgcaaccaaacgcaccccaaATCTCAGATGTTTTTCTCACAACAAGCAAAaataaaagatgaagaaaaatttTCTTCATAATTGTATTGATGTTGGATGGATGTCTTGTAGGTTGGCAATGGATGGGTCGACTACATTACCAATGAAATAGGGACTTATGATTATATTTGGACTCATGCCATGAACTCAGATGAAACCAATGCACAGATCCATGCGACATGTGACTTCTCGGCCAACTTCACCAAAGAATGCTTGAATGCCCTAAATGATGCCGACGACCAAATTGGAAATATCGATACCTACAACATATATGCTCCCCTCTGCAACTATAACAACAACCAAACAACTGTCTCAACTGGTTCGGTAAGATCCCTGCTCGGAATACTTTTGGGTGATTTTTAATGTTCACATGGGGTGTTGCGGTCTGATCGATCATGCATGCTGGATCTTATCAAACCAGATTACGAACTTTGATCCCTGCTCG
Proteins encoded in this window:
- the LOC131220318 gene encoding serine carboxypeptidase 1-like; its protein translation is MKIAPFTWLLLFSCFFAWPTSNQEEDKIEALPGQPNGKNGANFNQYAGYVTVDPKNGRALFYYFTESPGDPSTKPLVLWLNGGPGCSSLIGAMMEQGPFRVNSDGKTLFKNDYAWNNVANVIFLESPAGVGFSYSNTTSDYDVSGDKRTADDAYTFLVNWLERFPQYKTRDFFITGESYAGHYVPQLAYTILVNNKNTNQTIINLKGIAVGNGWVDYITNEIGTYDYIWTHAMNSDETNAQIHATCDFSANFTKECLNALNDADDQIGNIDTYNIYAPLCNYNNNQTTVSTGSITNFDPCSGIYVNSYMNVAEVQKAIHANVTGLAYKWSSCSGGLLVWNDSPLTILPTMQQLIASGISVWMYSGDMDAVCPVTATRYFINKLGVNVDTPWRPWYSNNEVGGYVEGYEGLTLVTVRGAGHLVPSYQPQRSLTMISSFLQGVLPPSA